Proteins encoded together in one Entelurus aequoreus isolate RoL-2023_Sb linkage group LG20, RoL_Eaeq_v1.1, whole genome shotgun sequence window:
- the LOC133635805 gene encoding gastrula zinc finger protein XlCGF57.1-like isoform X1: protein MCERTIAEYEEELRPTKEDKERHQLLDAVFKTHQVVLHRTDVQQTPHIKEEDPHHLNVKQEEEKVWISQEGECLLGQEEADLTKFPLTVVSVKTEDHEDKPPESSQLHHSPNVCEKHLLPEQPEWTSRVEQEEPQPPYIREYENSQPPHIKEEDEEHSDYLEGLEEVDVTKMPLTVVIVKSEDDEVKGESEGKKEVEPPSSSSTQHMTTEADGDHCGGSQADKLLAPLSDNDDTTSHSPDTDDEDSKADKTCHTDNTHFTCSHCDKTFKHRRNLTIHQRIHTGKKTFFCSICAKGFIRNTDLKVHMIIHTGEKPFMCSVCGKIFSQKVHLIAHTSMHTGEKTFSCSICGKSFPQNTDLKVHMRTHTGDKPFTCSVCSKRFSQKAHLITHTRIHTGEKPFSCSICGRGFTHNSNLKKHTRTHTSEDKYFCSSCNKNFADQSALVRHKRIHTGEKPFSCSVCGKGFAKNKCLIGHMRTHTGEKPYSCSSCNKSFADHSTLVRHMRQHTGVKPYSCSCCNKSFCYRSACVKHMRTHTGEKVFNCSVCGERFSYKYQCKEHKCPGENSSSK, encoded by the exons atgtgcgaaagaacgatagcagagtacgaggaggaacttcgtccaacaaaagaggataaGGAGCGACATCAACTACTCgacgctgttttcaagacacatcaagttgtgttacacagaacag acgtccagcagaccccccacattaaggaggaagatcCACATCACCTTAATGTAAAACAGGAAGAGGAGAAAGTGtggatcagtcaggagggagagtgtcttctagggcaggaggaggctgatctcaccaagtttccactgactgttgtctctgtgaagactgaagaccatgaagacaaaccacctgagtcctcacagcttcatcacagtccaa ACGTCTGTGAAAAACATCTTCTCCCTGAACAGCCGGAGTGGACCTCCAGGGTGGagcaggaggagccacagcccccctATATTAGAGAGTACGAGAACTCACAGCCGCcccacattaaggaggaagacgAGGAACACAGCGACTatcttgaaggactggaggaggtggatgtcaccaagatgccattGACTGTtgtgattgtgaagagtgaagatgatgaggtcaaaggtgaaagtgaggggaagaaagaggtggagcctccaagcagcagctcaactcaacacatgacaacagaagctgatggagaccactgtggaggatcacaagcagacaagctcttagctccactatcagataatgacgacacaacgtcacactctcctgacactgatgatgaagactctaaagctgataaaacatgtcacactgacaacacacactttacatgttctcactgtgacaaaacttttaaacACCGTCGTAATTTGACAATACACCAaagaatacacactggtaagaaaaCTTTTTTCTGTTCAATCTGTGCTAAAGGTTTTATACGAAATActgatttgaaagtacacatgattatacacactggtgaaaaaccattcatgtgctcagtTTGCGGTAAAATATTCTCCCAGAAGGTACATTTGATAGCACACACAAGcatgcacactggagaaaaaacgttttcctgttcaatctgtggtaaaagtTTTCCACAAAATACtgatttaaaagtacacatgagaacacacactggagacaaACCATTTACGTGCTCAGTTTGTAGTAAAAGATTTTCCCAGAAGGCACATTTGATAACGCAcacaagaatacacactggagaaaaaccgttttcctgttcaatctgtggtagaggttttacacataatagtaatttgaaaaaacacacgagaacacacactAGTGAAGACAAGTATTtctgttcaagctgcaacaaaaaCTTTGCTGACCAATCAGCACTTGTTAGACACAAAAGAATACACacgggtgaaaaacctttttcatgttcagtctgtggtaaaggttttgcaaaaaataaatgtttgataggacacatgagaacgcacactggtgaaaaaccatattcctgttcaagctgcaacaaaagctttgCTGACCACTCAACACTTGTAAGACACATGAGACAACACACTGGTGTAAAACCATATTCCTGTTCATGTTGTAACAAAAGCTTCTGTTACCGATCAGCATGTgtaaaacacatgagaacacacacaggtgagaaagtgtttaattgcagtgtgtgtggtgaaagattctcttataagtaccagtgtaaggaACACAAGTGtcctggtgagaacagcagcagtaaATAA
- the LOC133635805 gene encoding uncharacterized protein LOC133635805 isoform X2 translates to MCERTIAEYEEELRPTKEDKERHQLLDAVFKTHQVVLHRTDVQQTPHIKEEDPHHLNVKQEEEKVWISQEGECLLGQEEADLTKFPLTVVSVKTEDHEDKPPESSQLHHSPTGVDLQGGAGGATAPLY, encoded by the exons atgtgcgaaagaacgatagcagagtacgaggaggaacttcgtccaacaaaagaggataaGGAGCGACATCAACTACTCgacgctgttttcaagacacatcaagttgtgttacacagaacag acgtccagcagaccccccacattaaggaggaagatcCACATCACCTTAATGTAAAACAGGAAGAGGAGAAAGTGtggatcagtcaggagggagagtgtcttctagggcaggaggaggctgatctcaccaagtttccactgactgttgtctctgtgaagactgaagaccatgaagacaaaccacctgagtcctcacagcttcatcacagtccaa CCGGAGTGGACCTCCAGGGTGGagcaggaggagccacagcccccctATATTAG